From Rhopalosiphum padi isolate XX-2018 chromosome 2, ASM2088224v1, whole genome shotgun sequence:
aaaagtttcaaaattgaattcattagTATCAAATTCAAACTTTATGTtaacaaaactatattttagcTTTTATGACAGTAAgctacaacatacatttttctaaaaattcttaatcttaattaaactaattgattatttgatcaaaattcaatttttatgtattgcaatactctgaaaaattaaataaaaatgtaaagtatgTTGCCATTCAAAGaagtaaaaacttgaaaaatgatAACAGtgataattgtaattgtaataattccTTTTCAGAAATGTTAAAActcatgtattttaattaactatatagtcattatttattaacattgtttTAGTTGAGAACAttgatgtacataatataataaagatctCTACTTTAaagagttatattttaaaaagtgtcacaagttttagaaaaataataataaagacagAAAAATCcacaatactaatattattgaattgataAATAcagttactttaaatttttaatattaattatttgggaagttatacttaataaactataatcccaaattataatattatagaattatgaaatcatattagatatttaaaaaaaaaaatgttcaattttaattcaagATCATTTATGTTAATCCTCGATAATTTAatggtcaaaaattaaattgtctgAAAGCTtatagttttagattttttatgcaaaatttaaatttttaagaattatagatttttcaaatattttatatatttattacttgttttaaaaataaaatataaaaactaacataATAGGTCAATAATTGATTCTAATATTAAGGATAACAACACTACATTACAATTAATGAATTcaaaatttgttatgttatcCATTCATAAGATGGAAATAATGCATGCAAAttcttttattaaactaaagtaatacaattaatatttcatgCATTATGTATATGATCTCAATAATTCATTTGATTGTAATTATACTAGTTGTGTAACTTTATGTATCAAaactgtgtacctatattagaGGTTATTAAACTGAAGGTcacgttatatttttaaatatgtttttaaacatcctataaaaaaaagtcattgatattattttggGTTAccgaaattcaaaatattttcaaaatgggTCGTACCatgaaaattataactataataggtttgaaaacctataacctatattatCAAAGACAATCTTATGAgtgcttataattttaaaaatgaattgtatactgtataataattaattattatttattttctaacctTTCATCAGTAGCATATAATATTGCACTCCTTTCATCACACATAATTTTCATCATTTCTTGTAATCTTTCATTACAACCAACACCTCCAACTATTAATACTTCTTTTGACTGACAGTGAGACATTGctctttctaaaaaaaaaagtataaatataatttatgacattTAATGTACACCTAatgctattaattaattaattaatttttttgtttttcaaatataatgaaagaattaaaaatttgattatttatttaagaatagtATTCTGCTAGATAATTTTTGGCTGTAAGTGGAAACTTAAGTGTTAACACTTTGACTGCGGCATGGTTTGACCTGAGCGATTCCCCTATGCGgaacattttttgtaataatagtaataagtataataaaaatacccgGAATCTCAAACCACCGcgaattaaacaatttcaaCCGTTTATCTGTGCAGTGGCGCAAGCACAAATAGCTTGTTGTATGCTGGTATTATTAGGTGAGATCAGAAAGTAATACAGGTTGTCGACACCTGCTGCATAGAATAAATATGAATTGTCGACGTCAGTAGTCAAACTATTAGTCAAAGTTATATTGAATtatcataaattgaaaaatatgtacaattaataaattacactaaTTAAGTATCTGTAGgttgatgatattttttaaagagtaataaatagtcaattattattaacacatacACGGCCGAGGGGTAAATTTGATAGGTCTTTAGACAATTCaaagcaaaaaattaaaaatatcataacaatacaaaaataagaataataactcTATCAGTCAAAATTTAAATCAGCTATACAaatcaaatgtataaataattaataaaccacaacaaaataatatttgttaaaataaatctcgtttaaacataatattgatcGTGTCACACATATGTGACACCAGTCTGTCTGAACGTGCACCCATGTCACATGCGGCCGTGAACGTGTTAATAACTCTGATCAGAAGCTGTGTATGTATGAGAAAACATAAAAAGTGAAATAAGAAAAATCCAAAAGTAAATAGTAGGTATGTTATTGTTTGAAAGTTTCTTGGACTCAGTGTAACATTGCCAAGTAAAATTAACTCTGGGccattatgtatagtattaaatttggtcaaacttgtaaaaataatttcactcaCTATTTTATTTGAGTGCCTTTAAATCTAAATCAGTGTTAACATTATAGTATTgtgatagttttaaattaaattattttaatgatataagatGTACAGTGTTAAgtccaattttattaaaatgatatattttcaatatttattatttatttaatttttcagcaTTAATTTCCTTCAAATTATTGCTGCCTTAAAGTAATGAACAACTTGCTTGTACAATAGTGATAatcctaattatatttatatatcacacATTTTCATAAACGTTTTCTATCGAATgttgagaaatatttttaatttttggagttaagtaatatgtatattacagaTTAATTGGTACATTTGGATATTTTACATTGATTAACAATTAATTCTTACTAATTGGTGACTTCATAATCATACAATTTGTATGATATCAgatctgtattatattaatttgagaaaaatgtttgattatagAACCAAAGTTACCATAACAtatcaataacaaattttaattgtattatttaaaattttaaataaataaaattatttttttgtgcttttgtatagtattaaaattgttaagaaaACATTACACTTGCATGTATTGTCACTGTCTTTCAAACTCTTAACAGCAAATTAAACATTcggaataaattgttaaattcttttatgattaatattacatataatataccgactattaaatttaattctaagtatattatctattgaattttgttaaatttttgttttaatttaaatgtaaattatgagcattttaaaactgtatttaaaatataaaaatgtatgagattcattagaaaatatttttatttttatattagataataggtcaattcacattaatattaaacacaagttaaatagattaattagaatatacaattttctatgtatgtatttgtatacggagacaacacatgcaagCATAGCATCttctttgttaaaatttaaaaccataagggttaaaattattgttattctaaattttgaacatattaataaagataattttatttgagtttACCTGTTGTTTCTATTAACATTGCAAAAAGAGTTTCTTGAAGTGAAAAACATAAATCTTCAGGAGTATATTCACCAGATGACAACAATGTTTGTGCTTTTTCTtctatataagataatataccaGAGAACGATACATCCATACCTTTTACCACATAAggtaatttaagatattttttacccctaaaaaacatcaatacataatttaatacaaatttataatttttaatttaacatgttCTATTACTTTTTAGCCATTTGTTCAATATTGTAACCAGGACTAGGATCATTGGATAATTTTAAAACTCTTGCAAATCGATCTAAGCAATTTCCAACAGCAATATCAATTGTTTCACCAAATATTCTATAACAATTCCCAGAATAAGCTATGACTTGAGTATTCCCTCCACTAACATATAAAACAGTAGGGTTGTCACTACCAGTTATTAAGCGTCCCATTTCTATATCTAGTCAAGATCATTAAGGTTGAAatctaataattagtattaaataaaaacgtagCAAGCCTTAAAAGGATACGTGCAATACAATGGTTAACAGGTATTAAAGGTTTGTTCCAAAGTTGAGCAACAGTACGTGCCACAGCAGCAACACTAACCAAAGGATTACCAATTCCAGGACCTTTTGTGAAACATACAATATCGATCTGTTCCAGTTGTATGCCagatgttttgattgtttcttctaataatgatacaatattattttggtggTGTTGTGCTGTTTCTCGGGGTAAAAATCCTAAAAGCAGTACAATaaaggttttattttaaatataggtacaaatatgtattaggtaacaattaaaaagaaagaaaaatataaaccttCACCAGGTGGAGTTATGTATGTTCTTCTACAATTCGCCAGCACCTCACCATCTCTAACGATTCCAATTCCTAATTTATTTGCACTACCTTCGAATCCTATGCTAATAAccattgttttgaaataaagtGTATTGAAATTCACTATTATctgttcaaaatttcaaattcaaatctTAATAACTAATGAGTCTTATTCTATTCTGTGTTCCTA
This genomic window contains:
- the LOC132920271 gene encoding tRNA N6-adenosine threonylcarbamoyltransferase; amino-acid sequence: MVISIGFEGSANKLGIGIVRDGEVLANCRRTYITPPGEGFLPRETAQHHQNNIVSLLEETIKTSGIQLEQIDIVCFTKGPGIGNPLVSVAAVARTVAQLWNKPLIPVNHCIAHIEMGRLITGSDNPTVLYVSGGNTQVIAYSGNCYRIFGETIDIAVGNCLDRFARVLKLSNDPSPGYNIEQMAKKGKKYLKLPYVVKGMDVSFSGILSYIEEKAQTLLSSGEYTPEDLCFSLQETLFAMLIETTERAMSHCQSKEVLIVGGVGCNERLQEMMKIMCDERSAILYATDERFCIDNGVMIAHTGTLMHNSGYKTIWEDTFCTQRFRTDEVEVTWRS